GCCATCGATGTATATATCCGCTATCTCCGTGCTAAAATCGAAGAGCCCTTTGGCTTAAAAATAATTCAGACCATACGAGGAGTAGGATATATTATCCGTGAACAGTGATATGGAAGATCAAAAAAACAGTGGCGGCAATTCGGCAAACGACAAAAATGCTGATCCCAGCCCATCCGGTAGAAATCAAGCAAACGGCAATGCAGCAGAAAGCACTGGCAGAGCTAGCTTCTCTCTTGTAATGAAGCTGAATCTGCACACAATTTTATATACATTTGGGGTATTGTTAACGGTAAATATTGTGCTTTGTCTTGCTGTAATGTCTCTCACTCTATGGAAAGCGGAGGATCGTACTGCCGCTTTGATGGAGGAATTTTCTCCCCGGGATACTACAGTAATGGAATTTAGATTTGTACCCGCCGATCCGGACTCGGCGGGTATCCGTCTCTTGAACGAGGTAAACAGGTTTACTCCCCTTTCGAATTATCAGGTTACTCGATGGATTTGGTTTGATACAACCACCAAACATCCTCTGAAAACTTTGAAATACAGGATGGTTTTTGAGCAGGAAAAGACTGCTGTAATCTACCCTATCGGTATGATTTTAGCAGACTACCTAAGACTTTTATACGCCTTGCTGATTTTGGAAGCCCTGATTCTGTTAACCGGAATCGCTAAGGGACGGCGCGAAATACGAAGAATTCTCAGACCTCTGCTTGTTATGACCAAACAGGCACAAAACCTCAGCGCATCAGCTGCAGGAGATTTGCAGGCCAATGAAATGAAACGGCTTAGAGAACTGGCCGGAACAATCAGCAATATCGACGCAACAAAGCTGGATAAACGTCTTTCAGTAGATGGCACGCAAAATGAACTAAAGGATTTGGCCAACGCCATTAACAGTATGCTGAACCGTATCGATGAAGCATATCGTTCGCAAGTACGCTTTGTTTCTGACGCATCCCATGAACTTAGAACTCCTATTTCAGTGATACAGGGCTATGCAAATCTGTTGGATCGCTGGGGAAAAAATGATCAGGCAACACTTCAGGAAGCCATCGATGCCATTAAGAGTGAAGCGGAGAGCATGAAGGATTTGATTGAGCAATTACTCTTCCTTGCACGGGGAGACAATGAAACCCTTCATCTCGACCTTGAAGTCTTTAATTGTTCTGAAATGATAGAAGAGATATTCAAGGAGACACAGCTGATCGATACTCTGCATACGTTCCGCATGAAAAATGACACATTAGCTTTTGTCAATGCAGACCGTCAGCTCCTGAAGCAGGCGATGCGGATACTCATTGAAAATAGTATTAAATATACTCCTGCAAACGGAGAAATCGTCGTATCAATCGCAGATGATTTGGATTTGATAAGAATTTCAGTACAAGATAACGGAATCGGCATTGATCCGGAAAATCTCCCCTATATCTTTGACCGTTTCTACAGGTCTGATGAATCTCGTGCCAGAAAAACCGGGGGATCCGGCCTTGGTCTTGCTATTATGAAATGGATCATCGATCGTCACGGCGGTACCATCGAGGTTATCAGCCGTAAGGATATCGGTACCAGAACCACAATCTTGCTCCCCAAGGTTACATTACAAGATTCATTTGAGCAGACTCCATAACAGGGGCCTGCTCTTTTTCAATGTCATGTAATATTTTTTTCTGTATCGAGTATTTTGCTCTTTTTCTATGTTTACTGATTCTTCACTTTTTTCTGTTGACAACCCTTGTTGTGGATGCTATAGTGAAACCATTATAGTTAGTTAATCCTAACTATTTATTTGGAGATTTGGTTAGTTATGCCTAACCGCGATCCGTATCATAAATCTATGCAGAATCAAACATTAAATATTGAAAACGGAGGTTAATATGAGTATCGTAATTATCGGGGGACACGACAGAATGGTCTGTACTTACAAAGAAATATGCAAGAAATACAAATGTAAGCCAAAAGTATTTACACAGATGCCCTCAAACATGAAAAACTTGATTGGAAATCCTGACCTATTGGTACTTTTCACAAATACAGTGTCTCACAAAATGGTTGAGAATGCGGTGAAAGCGGGTGAAAGAAGCGGAGCTAAGATCGTTCGTTCTCACAGCAGCAGTGCTTGTGCTCTAAAAAGCATCCTTGACGAGCATCTCTGCACCAATTGCGGCATGTGTCCTAATACGGTAAATTAAATGATAATAATTTCTAACTTAAACTAAAATAATGATCCCTTCTCAGTCACTGATAACTTTCCATTCACTTTGACATTTAAAAAAAGCGTGTTATAATGATAGCATTACACGCAAAACATATAGGTTTACTATGGAATATATGCATTTTAAGGAGGCGATCAATTATGACAAAACGCAGCTATGGAAATCATTTAGGATTTCAGACAAAAGCAGTACATTCTGGAAATGATGTAGATGGTGAAACCGGTGCGATCCGTCGTCCTATCACAATGGCAAACAGTTATGCTCTTCCCGATGATCCTTCAGAATTAAATTGGAGCAGCTCCGGAGGAAAGCCCATCTATACCCGCAATGGCGGTGCAAATCAGAATTATCTGCAGGATAAGCTGAAAGCACTTGAAGGCGGCGAGGATTGCGTCGTACTGGCCAGTGGCGTAGTTGCATTATCGGGCCTTTTCTTTGCCCTTCTTAGGTCAGGAGACCATATTGTCTTCTCAAATATTACCTACGTTGCTGTCTATCGTCTGCTGAAAGAGCTTCATCCTGAGAAGTATGGGGTAGAAACAAGCCTGGTTGATACCTCTGATATTGAAAAAATCAGAGCAGCCATCCGACCCAACACGAAGTTAATCCATATTGAGACGCCGGGGAATCCCACAACACAAATCAGTAACATAGCTGCCATTTCAAAGCTAGCGCATGAGAATGGAGTACTGCTGTCCGTGGACAATACGTTTGCTTCCCCCTAT
This genomic window from Clostridiales bacterium contains:
- a CDS encoding sensor histidine kinase, translating into MEDQKNSGGNSANDKNADPSPSGRNQANGNAAESTGRASFSLVMKLNLHTILYTFGVLLTVNIVLCLAVMSLTLWKAEDRTAALMEEFSPRDTTVMEFRFVPADPDSAGIRLLNEVNRFTPLSNYQVTRWIWFDTTTKHPLKTLKYRMVFEQEKTAVIYPIGMILADYLRLLYALLILEALILLTGIAKGRREIRRILRPLLVMTKQAQNLSASAAGDLQANEMKRLRELAGTISNIDATKLDKRLSVDGTQNELKDLANAINSMLNRIDEAYRSQVRFVSDASHELRTPISVIQGYANLLDRWGKNDQATLQEAIDAIKSEAESMKDLIEQLLFLARGDNETLHLDLEVFNCSEMIEEIFKETQLIDTLHTFRMKNDTLAFVNADRQLLKQAMRILIENSIKYTPANGEIVVSIADDLDLIRISVQDNGIGIDPENLPYIFDRFYRSDESRARKTGGSGLGLAIMKWIIDRHGGTIEVISRKDIGTRTTILLPKVTLQDSFEQTP
- a CDS encoding DUF2325 domain-containing protein, producing MSIVIIGGHDRMVCTYKEICKKYKCKPKVFTQMPSNMKNLIGNPDLLVLFTNTVSHKMVENAVKAGERSGAKIVRSHSSSACALKSILDEHLCTNCGMCPNTVN